A single genomic interval of Littorina saxatilis isolate snail1 linkage group LG17, US_GU_Lsax_2.0, whole genome shotgun sequence harbors:
- the LOC138952340 gene encoding uncharacterized protein, whose protein sequence is MAAVCDNATSCAAVGFHTRGDGYLYCDDVKVSELHHKLETSQDVNMMSPAFVYSRRQIVENVRQFYEAFKSLPVPAVLNFAMKANHNLQILKLLRSLGCGVTLVSGTEMRVALEAGFQPHQMMLNGSGKVPWEVIAAVKAGVLLNVDSEFCLQQTINACRQLGKEATARVLLRLNLDIDPHVHKYVSTGTAGSKFGLDPAAMSRVVRVLTSCDCPVRVEGLHSHLGSTIKDTSVFRESVLRLLTLRQELTSQGLKDLRLLNVGGGLAIDYTRNKAETQPYREEEEDVKAELRRLMDSLQQDADSHDDVKKKGLYQCAADVIGSYVNERIPRSKLDSELLDLLDRLEIADVTSAQYPAIWQEQSNIPKPADMINCLCDVFVSPRDDDVTLMFEPGRVIVGDAGVYMTTTLGWKTSGNTRFLVVDGGMNDVIRPSLYGAYHHIYPAAPPPDSHALNNAHNSALDLLHGTSGSSTNGHVDFHVVDVVGPVCESGDFLGKDRLLPLPSPGSLMVLHDAGAYCSSMASNYNLRLRPAEVLVDGSDCDFIRRPDTLNDLLAPYKTSTN, encoded by the exons ATGGCCGCAGTTTGTGATAACGCCACTTCCTGTGCCGCTGTCGGCTTCCATACACGTGGTGACGGATACCTCTACTGCGATGACGTCAAAGTGTCAGAACTTCACCACAAGTTGGAAACGTCACAGGACGTCAATATGATGTCACCGGCCTTCGTGTACAGCCGGCGTCAGATCGTGGAAAACGTGAGGCAGTTTTACGAAGCTTTCAAGTCGCTGCCTGTGCCTGCTGTGCTTAACTTTGCTATGAAGGCCAACCACAACCTGCAG ATTCTGAAGCTGCTGCGTTCGCTGGGTTGCGGCGTGACGTTGGTGAGCGGCACGGAGATGCGCGTGGCCCTGGAGGCCGGGTTCCAACCCCACCAGATGATGCTCAACGGCTCGGGCAAGGTACCCTGGGAGGTGATCGCGGCGGTCAAGGCCGGCGTCCTGCTCAACGTGGACAGCGAGTTCTGTCTGCAGCAGACCATCA ATGCGTGTCGACAGCTGGGTAAAGAAGCGACAGCCAGAGTGCTGCTCAGGCTGAATCTGGATATTGACCCG CATGTTCACAAGTACGTGAGCACGGGGACAGCCGGATCCAAATTCGGCCTTGACCCTGCGGCCATGTCGCGTGTCGTGCGCGTGCTGACCTCTTGCGACTGTCCCGTGCGCGTGGAGGGCTTGCACTCTCACCTTGGCTCTACCATCAAGGACACCAGTGTCTTCAG GGAGAGCGTGCTGAGACTACTGACGTTGAGACAAGAGCTGACGTCACAAGGCCTGAAAGACCTCCGTCTTCTCAACGTTGGAGGTGGCCTTGCCATAGACTACACTCGAAAC AAAGCTGAGACCCAGCCGTACcgcgaggaggaggaggatgtgaaggcggagctACGTCGTTTGATGGACAGCTTGCAGCAAGACGCAGACTCCCACGACGACGTGAAGAAAAAAGGACTCTACCAGTGTGCTGCTGACGTCATCGGCTCTTACGTCAATGAAAG AATCCCTCGCTCCAAACTGGACAGTGAACTGCTCGATCTGTTGGACCGTTTAGAGATCGCTGACGTCACTTCCGCGCAGTATCCGGCCATCTGGCAAGAACAG TCCAACATTCCCAAGCCGGCAGACATGATCAACTGCCTGTGTGACGTGTTCGTGTCGCCACGTGACGATGACGTCACTCTGATGTTTGAGCCGGGTCGCGTGATCGTGGGGGACGCCGGGGTGTACATGACCACCACGCTCGGGTGGAAGACCTCGGGTAACACCAG ATTCCTGGTTGTGGACGGTGGGATGAATGACGTGATCAGGCCCAGTCTGTACGGGGCGTATCACCACATTTACCCCGCGGCCCCGCCCCCTGATAGCCACGCCCTCAACAACGCCCATAACTCCGCCCTTGACCTGCTGCACGGGACATCCGGGTCGTCCACCAACGGTCATGTCGACTTCCACGTGGTTGATGTGGTGGGGCCTGTGTGCGAGAGTGGCGACTTCTTGGGCAAG GATCGTCTACTTCCGCTTCCGTCGCCCGGGTCGCTGATGGTGTTGCACGATGCTGGTGCCTACTGCTCCTCCATGGCCTCCAACTACAACCTCAGA TTGCGTCCGGCCGAGGTGCTGGTGGATGGGTCAGACTGTGATTTCATTCGGAGACCGGACACGCTGAATGACCTTTTGGCGCCCTACAAAACCAGCACAAACTAA